One Sanguibacter sp. HDW7 DNA window includes the following coding sequences:
- a CDS encoding exopolyphosphatase: MTRVAAIDCGTNSIRLLVADVASDGTLTDLVRRMEVVRLGAGVDRTGELDPVALARTLAMTREYAATIAELGAERVRFVATSATRDARNRQDFVDGVREILGVELEVVAGAEEARLSFAGATSVIGDGHAAPYVVVDLGGGSTELVLGTDAPAGEFSMDVGCVRMTERHLVTDPPTAEQVAAARADVRAALDVAEEHVDLGAARTLVGLAGTVTTVTAHALRLPAYDRDAINGAILPVDVVLASCEDLLTMPREQRAALGFMHPGRVDVIAAGALVWSEVVARVAQRVAEQGGELSDVLTSEHDILDGIALSAAARD; encoded by the coding sequence GTGACTCGCGTAGCTGCCATCGACTGTGGAACCAACTCGATCCGACTTCTCGTCGCGGACGTCGCGTCCGACGGGACGCTCACGGACCTCGTGCGGCGCATGGAGGTCGTGCGCCTCGGTGCGGGCGTCGACCGGACAGGGGAGCTCGACCCGGTGGCGCTCGCGCGGACGCTCGCGATGACGCGCGAGTACGCGGCGACGATCGCGGAGCTCGGCGCGGAGCGCGTGCGCTTCGTCGCGACGTCGGCGACGCGTGACGCGCGCAACCGCCAGGACTTCGTCGACGGCGTGCGGGAGATCCTCGGCGTCGAGCTGGAGGTCGTCGCGGGTGCGGAGGAGGCACGGCTGTCGTTCGCGGGCGCGACGAGCGTCATCGGCGACGGGCACGCGGCCCCGTACGTCGTCGTCGACCTCGGCGGCGGCTCGACGGAGCTCGTGCTCGGGACGGACGCCCCGGCGGGGGAGTTCTCCATGGACGTCGGTTGCGTGCGCATGACGGAGCGCCACCTCGTCACGGACCCGCCGACGGCCGAGCAGGTCGCTGCGGCGCGCGCGGACGTCCGGGCGGCGCTCGACGTGGCGGAGGAGCACGTCGACCTCGGTGCGGCGCGCACGCTCGTGGGCCTTGCCGGGACGGTGACGACGGTGACGGCGCACGCGTTGCGCCTGCCGGCGTACGACCGCGACGCGATCAACGGGGCCATCCTGCCCGTCGACGTCGTCCTCGCGTCGTGCGAAGACCTGCTGACGATGCCGCGCGAGCAGCGTGCGGCGCTCGGCTTCATGCACCCGGGTCGCGTCGACGTCATCGCGGCGGGCGCTCTCGTGTGGTCCGAGGTCGTCGCGCGCGTCGCGCAGCGCGTCGCGGAGCAGGGCGGCGAGCTCTCGGACGTCCTCACGAGCGAGCACGACATCCTCGACGGCATCGCGCTGTCCGCGGCGGCCCGTGACTGA
- a CDS encoding DUF501 domain-containing protein, with protein MTEQTDPTVPQPSAGGAPSVDETVTEADLVALHEQLGREARGVVGIAARCRCGRPLVVRTAPRLENGTPFPTTFYLTHPALVAGASTLEANGVMKEMSSRLLEDEDLAARYRTAHEHYLAERESLGHVEEIDGISAGGMPTRVKCLHVLVGHALAAGPGVQPLGDEALELIAEAGTWSRARCYC; from the coding sequence GTGACCGAGCAGACCGACCCGACCGTGCCGCAGCCATCCGCGGGCGGTGCGCCGTCCGTCGACGAGACGGTGACGGAGGCGGACCTCGTCGCGCTGCACGAGCAGCTCGGGCGTGAGGCGCGGGGCGTCGTGGGGATCGCGGCGCGCTGCCGGTGCGGGCGTCCGCTCGTCGTGCGCACGGCGCCGCGGCTCGAGAACGGCACGCCGTTCCCGACGACGTTCTACCTCACGCACCCGGCGCTCGTGGCGGGGGCGAGCACGCTCGAGGCGAACGGTGTGATGAAGGAGATGTCGTCCCGGCTGCTCGAGGACGAGGACCTGGCCGCGCGCTACCGCACGGCGCACGAGCACTACCTCGCAGAGCGTGAGTCGCTCGGTCACGTCGAGGAGATCGACGGGATCTCGGCCGGCGGCATGCCGACGCGCGTCAAGTGCCTCCACGTGCTCGTCGGGCACGCGCTCGCGGCGGGGCCGGGTGTGCAGCCGCTCGGCGACGAGGCGCTCGAGCTCATCGCCGAGGCTGGCACCTGGTCGCGGGCCCGCTGCTACTGCTGA
- a CDS encoding septum formation initiator family protein, whose product MSSRRPASPGGPSRSSGTRVRPSAPRSGSGRSGASRPESTRPAGREPRAASGVERPVASASAWPRILTVRSIVLFVVAMLAFVLLFPTVRAYFTQAAELQAMRQQVEDAKTRNDELRYELSRWDDDAFVAAQARERLAYVYPGEVALRVLDPESVVENVNPETGKGVTEGPVDVGFAETPWYATVWNSFEVAGTVEVTEDGAPVPQAKVPADDEDDAGEG is encoded by the coding sequence GTGAGCTCTCGTCGACCCGCGTCCCCGGGCGGCCCGTCGCGGTCGTCGGGCACGCGCGTGCGCCCCAGCGCGCCGAGGTCCGGCAGCGGGCGCTCGGGCGCGTCGCGTCCCGAGAGCACCCGCCCGGCGGGGCGCGAGCCGCGTGCGGCGTCGGGCGTCGAGCGTCCGGTCGCGTCGGCCTCGGCGTGGCCGCGCATCCTCACGGTGCGCTCGATCGTGCTGTTCGTCGTGGCGATGCTCGCGTTCGTGCTGCTCTTCCCGACGGTGCGCGCGTACTTCACTCAGGCGGCAGAGCTGCAGGCGATGCGCCAGCAGGTTGAGGACGCGAAGACCCGCAACGACGAGCTGCGCTACGAGCTGAGCCGTTGGGACGACGACGCGTTCGTCGCGGCGCAGGCGCGCGAGCGGCTCGCCTACGTGTACCCCGGCGAGGTCGCGCTGCGCGTGCTGGATCCGGAGTCGGTCGTCGAGAACGTCAACCCGGAGACGGGCAAGGGCGTCACGGAGGGGCCCGTCGACGTGGGCTTCGCGGAGACGCCCTGGTATGCGACGGTGTGGAACTCGTTCGAGGTCGCGGGCACGGTCGAGGTGACGGAGGACGGCGCCCCCGTCCCGCAGGCCAAGGTTCCTGCCGACGACGAGGACGACGCCGGCGAGGGCTGA
- the eno gene encoding phosphopyruvate hydratase has protein sequence MAIIEGVYAREILDSRGNPTVEVEVALDSGVTARAGVPSGASTGAFEAVERRDGDKGRYLGKGVQGAVDAVNEEIAPEILGFDVEDQRAIDQTLLELDGTPNKGKLGANAILGVSLAVARAASDEAGLDLYRYVGGPNAHVLPVPMMNILNGGSHADSNVDIQEFMVAPIGASSFKEALRTGAEVYHSLKSVLKSEGLATGLGDEGGFAPNLSSNRAALDLILVAIEKAGFKPGEDVALALDVAATEFFKDGAYQFEGGQKSGDEMIAYYEQLVADYPLVSIEDPLSEDEWADWAKLVAKVGDKVQIVGDDLFVTNPERLARGIAEKSANSLLVKLNQIGTLTETLEAVQLAQRAGFTAMVSHRSGETEDTTIADLSVAVNAGQIKTGAPARGERINKYNQLLRIEDALGEAAVYAGRSAFPRWGK, from the coding sequence GTGGCCATCATCGAAGGCGTGTACGCACGCGAGATCCTCGACTCGCGCGGCAACCCGACCGTCGAGGTCGAGGTCGCCCTCGACTCCGGCGTGACCGCCCGCGCGGGCGTCCCCTCCGGCGCGTCGACCGGCGCGTTCGAGGCCGTCGAGCGCCGTGACGGCGACAAGGGCCGCTACCTCGGCAAGGGCGTCCAGGGTGCTGTCGACGCCGTCAACGAGGAGATCGCCCCCGAGATCCTCGGCTTCGACGTCGAGGACCAGCGCGCGATCGACCAGACGCTCCTCGAGCTCGACGGCACGCCCAACAAGGGCAAGCTCGGCGCCAACGCGATCCTCGGCGTCTCGCTCGCCGTGGCCCGTGCCGCGTCGGACGAGGCCGGTCTCGACCTCTACCGCTACGTCGGCGGCCCGAACGCCCACGTCCTGCCCGTCCCGATGATGAACATCCTCAACGGCGGCTCGCACGCGGACTCGAACGTCGACATCCAGGAGTTCATGGTCGCCCCCATCGGCGCGTCCTCCTTCAAGGAGGCCCTGCGCACGGGTGCCGAGGTCTACCACTCGCTCAAGTCGGTCCTCAAGTCCGAGGGTCTCGCGACGGGTCTCGGTGACGAGGGTGGCTTCGCGCCGAACCTCTCGTCGAACCGTGCCGCGCTCGACCTCATCCTCGTCGCGATCGAGAAGGCCGGCTTCAAGCCGGGCGAGGACGTCGCGCTCGCGCTCGACGTCGCCGCGACCGAGTTCTTCAAGGACGGCGCGTACCAGTTCGAGGGCGGCCAGAAGTCGGGCGACGAGATGATCGCCTACTACGAGCAGCTGGTCGCGGACTACCCGCTCGTCTCGATCGAGGACCCGCTGTCCGAGGACGAGTGGGCCGACTGGGCCAAGCTCGTCGCGAAGGTCGGCGACAAGGTGCAGATCGTCGGCGACGACCTCTTCGTGACGAACCCCGAGCGTCTCGCTCGCGGCATCGCGGAGAAGTCTGCGAACTCGCTCCTCGTCAAGCTCAACCAGATCGGCACGCTCACCGAGACCCTCGAGGCCGTCCAGCTCGCGCAGCGTGCCGGCTTCACGGCGATGGTGTCGCACCGTTCGGGCGAGACCGAGGACACGACGATCGCTGACCTCTCGGTCGCGGTCAACGCGGGCCAGATCAAGACCGGTGCCCCCGCCCGTGGCGAGCGCATCAACAAGTACAACCAGCTCCTCCGCATCGAGGACGCGCTCGGCGAGGCCGCGGTCTACGCGGGCCGCTCGGCGTTCCCGCGCTGGGGCAAGTGA